A stretch of Prunus dulcis chromosome 6, ALMONDv2, whole genome shotgun sequence DNA encodes these proteins:
- the LOC117631948 gene encoding kiwellin-like, which produces MASTSVLLVSLSLILINIITLPLLSTAISSCNGACKTLNDCAGQLICINGKCNDDPDIGSNECGGGGGSSSPPPTTNNCQPSGTLVCQGQSYPKYTCSPPVTSSTKASLTLNDFSEGGDGGGPSYCDGKYHANGERVVALSTGWFDNKSRCLKMIRIRASNGKSVTAKVVDECDSHAGCDAEHAGQPPCRNDIVDGSAAVWNALGLNQDLGVVPVTWSMA; this is translated from the coding sequence ATGGCAAGCACTTCAGTTTTGTTGGTTTCTCTTTCCCTCATCTTGATCAATATAATCACCTTACCTCTCCTATCAACCGCCATCTCCTCCTGCAACGGCGCTTGCAAAACCCTCAACGATTGCGCGGGCCAGCTCATTTGCATCAACGGCAAGTGCAACGACGACCCTGATATTGGGTCTAATGAATGCGGGGGAGGGGGAGGCTCATCATCGCCACCTCCTACCACGAATAATTGTCAACCCTCAGGAACTCTAGTTTGCCAGGGACAATCGTACCCTAAATACACATGCTCCCCGCCCGTGACGTCATCCACTAAAGCCAGCCTTACCCTCAACGATTTCAGCGAAGGCGGGGACGGTGGTGGCCCGTCATATTGTGACGGAAAATACCATGCAAATGGTGAGAGGGTTGTGGCACTTTCTACTGGGTGGTTTGATAATAAGTCGAGGTGCCTGAAGATGATAAGAATTAGGGCAAGCAATGGGAAGAGTGTGACAGCCAAAGTGGTGGATGAATGCGATTCACATGCTGGATGTGATGCAGAGCATGCAGGTCAGCCGCCGTGTAGGAACGATATTGTTGATGGGTCTGCGGCGGTATGGAATGCTTTGGGACTGAACCAAGATTTGGGCGTTGTTCCTGTTACTTGGTCAATGGCCTAG